Within the Palaemon carinicauda isolate YSFRI2023 unplaced genomic scaffold, ASM3689809v2 scaffold1095, whole genome shotgun sequence genome, the region TTTAATTAATAAAAccactaaaaacagtatattaaaaCAGTATATTAATAATATACATGTTATCAATAATCACAGATTCAAAAATTGAATAGGCCAAAGAGTATTTCAAATCACACATTCTAAGTCATCCTATAATAACATGCTCTTGAATATTCACgttccaaacaacaacaacaacatcaacaacaacaacagcatacaATCGCCTTATCATAATAATCAAAGACCATGCAAATGGCAATATTTAAAACCACCTTATCGTAACAATCAAAGACCATGCGAATGGCAATAGTCAAACAATCACTttatcaaaataatcaaagacCATGCAAATGGCAATAGTTAAAACCACGTTATCATAATAATCAAAGACCATGCAAATGGCAATATTTAAAACCACCTTATCGTAACAATCAAAGACCATGCGAATGGCAATAGTCAAACAATCACTTTATCGTAACAATCAAAGACCATGCGAATGGCAATAGTCAAACAATCACTTCATCAAAATAATCAGAGACCATGCAAATGGTAATAGTTAAAACCACGTTATCATAATAATCAAAGACCATGCAAATGGCAATAGTTGAAAAATATCACCTTATCATAATAATCAAAGACCATGCAAAGGGCAATAGTTAAAAATCACCTTATCATAATAAGAGACCATGCAAATGGCAATAGTTAAAAATCACCTTATCATAATAAGAGACCATGCAAATGGCAATAGTTAAAAAACACCTTACCACAATAATCAAAGACCATGCAAATGGCAATAGTTTAAAAAAATCACCTTATCATAATAATCAAGAGACCATGCAAATGGCAATAGTTGAAAAATATCACCTTATCATAATAAGAGACCATGCAAATGGCAATACTGAAAttctcaataaaaacaaaatatctttcaACGTAAATCAACACAAAAGATAAACTCAGTATTCACTATGCAATTGCATTTGCAATACGCCTCAAAATCACACACACAGCCAACTAAGAGTTAGCCATTCAGCTTGCAATCTAGAAAAAGCCGTTTGCAACAGACACACGGTTGCTTGCAAGCTTCTATGTAAAATTAAATTCTTACTAACGAAAGCATTAGGAACCGAGACATGCATGTAAAaggataaataattaaataaataaataaataaaatacagaaacaaataaaCAGATCAGTTTCAGGCTATGGATGAAATGAAGATGATTAAAGTGGGATAATTCTTAAACCGTGTGTTAAATTATTCACTGAGGACTCCTATCACATGGTTAGCTTTTATTCAATGAAGAATATGTGAAAAATGACCTATAGTCCAATGGTAAAGTGACCTATAGTCTACTGCTGGTCAATAGAACTATCGTCCACTGGTCAAGTGAACTATAGTCCACTGGTTAAGTGAACTATAGTCCACTGGTTAAGTGAACTATAGTCCACTGCCAAGGTGACTTATAGTTCACTGGTAAAGTAACTTATAGTTCACTGGTCAAGTGAACTATAGTCCATTGGCAAGGTGACTTATAGCTCACAGGCAAAGTTACCTATAGCTCACAGGCAAAGTTACCTATAGCCCACAGGCAAAGTTACCTATAGCCCTCAGGCAAAGTGATCTATACCTCACAGGCAAAGTGACCTATAGCCCACAGGCCATGTGACCTATAGTCCACTGGTCAAGTGGCATATAGTCCACTGGTACAGTGACCTATATTCTACTGATTAAATGATTTATAGTTCAAAGACAAAGCAACCTATGGCACGCTGGCAAAGTGACCAACACTCAGTCATTCAAATGCTCCACTGAATGAAAGCAATTGGGTCTGCCCCATAACTCTTGCCTTCAACCAACCCACTTCAGACCTTGAAATCAACTACTTAATTCCTGCCCCTTCCTCCTATTCAAGCATAGAGTCTTTAAATTGGTCTTAGAAATACCTTAATAGCTGTTATTGCTTTGGGAAATTGGCAATAggaccccctccccccctttttctttttaatttaacaGAGCATTTTCTGGTATTTTTGCTAAAAAAAATCAGGatttaaaaaattatacatttatttgGTATTCTACTGGTTGAGTAAACCCCTAAAATACAACGTAAGGACAGGTTAGAACCAGTCGACGGGTGCGGGGTGGGGATGATGCTACTCTAGATAAATATGGAGAGTATGAATCTGGAGACCATGTAACCTTATTCAAATTTGGTATTCTACTGGTTGAGTAAACCCCTAAAATACAACGTAAGGATAGGTTAGAACCAGTCGACGATTACGGGAAGGGGATGATGCTACTCTAGATAAATATGGAGAGTATGAATCTGGAAAACATGTAACCTTATTCAAATTTGGTATTCTACTGGTTGAGTAAACCCCTAAAATACAACGTAAGGACAGGTTAGAACCAGTCGACGGGTGCGGGGTGGGGATGATGCTACTCTAGATAAATATGGAGAGTATGAATCTGGAGACCATATAAacttatttcatttgatgaaattacATCTATATTTTGAGGAAACAAAACAGAGCATCCAGTTCCAACATTTCTGAGTAATCTTATAGACTGACACACTAATCAACTAGTTTACAAAAACAACTAAGTTTAATAATTCGTTGAGTATAACAcctgatcaaaattatgaaaaaaacaaatttaaatatattaaaatgtttatttttagcCCCTCAATATTCATGGGTAATTAAAGTTCCATATCTGAATATAAAAATGCCAGTAAAAAtgtaaattattcattaattctcaaaaaaaaataaagaaacaattaaaaaaactGTCTGATTTTACGTTTTCTTGACAGGTGACTAGAAAAAGCTTGGTTATCAAATCTgcagccaaatctctctctctctctctctctctctctctctctctctctctctctctctctctctctctcatacagaaatACAttcaagtatacatacatataaaaacacacagcTTCGTAGTCTTATTAACCTGATGCTGAAAAAGGTTTTTaacactaacctctctctctctctctctctctctctctctctctctctctctctctctctctctctctctctctctctcaggaatacatTCAAGTATACATACGTATAAAAACACACAGCTTCGTAGTCTTATTAATTTGATGCTGAGAacattttgaactctctctctctctctctctctctctctctctctctcctctctctctctctctctctctctctctctctctctatcaaaattcCTCTACGTTGAACACAAGACAAGTTGATTGGACACTCTGACACTTCAGAATACAATATACAACAATGAAATTCCACGCAGCAAAGAAATACATTGATATAACTTCTGTATAAAGATATATCAAagtcagtgtaatatatatatatatatatatatatatatatatatatatatatatatatatatatatatatatatatatatataatatatatatatatatatatatatatatatatatatatatatatatcaaaatgttcaAAAGGAATAATAATAGAATCTCCGTCATCGAGAAAAAATatgtattcaaatgaaaaaaaaaaatattcattgaataGATAATAACGAGATTACTATTCTGCATCGTGAGTGAATAATGATTCATTTATTGTATATAATATTGCCTTTTTCATTACAATCAAAtctataaagatttttattttcatatttcaaatcgcGACTATTGTAACATCagttcaaatttgaaaaaaaaaaatgaaaatttcccaAAAATCGAATAATGCATTATAGAAAGGAATGGGGCAGACCCAGATGCTATTCTATCCACACCCAGGTCTTCCAGTTCACATAGCTATCGTAGAAGCAAAATGAGCAGATGAGGTGACGCTGTAGTGTcaaggaatattaaaaaaaaatcaaatacattgaGTATTTAAACTTCCTTGAAGCACAAAGCACAAATAATGCAGCTATACGTCCAAGCAGTTCTCAGGAACAGAGTAATCTGTTACATTACCTTATAATTGCAATaggattcatcatttaaaataatcATGACTAAAACTCTCTGAGACTGGCCACAAAAAGAAACTGCAACTCTGGGACTGGGCAAAGAAATTGTAACTCTGGGATTGGCCAAAGAAATTGTAACTCTGGGACTGGCCAAAGAAATTGCAACTCTGGGACTGGGCAAAGAAATTGTAACTCTGGGACTGGCCAAAGAAATTGCAACACTGGGACTGGGCAAAGAAATTGCAACACTGGGACTGGCCAAAGAAACTGCAACTCTGGGACTGGGCAAAGAAATTGCAACACTGGGACTGGGCAAAGAAATTGTAACTCTGGGAATGGCCAAAGAAACTGCAACTCTGGGACTGGCCAAAGAAACTGCAACTTTAGGACTGGCCAAAGAAACTGTTACACTAGGACTGGCCAAAGAAATTGCAACTCTGGGACTGGGCAAAGAAACTGCAACTCTGGGACTGGGCAAAGAAATTGTAACTCTGGGACTGGGCAAAGAAACTGCAACTCTGGGACTGGGCAAAGAAATTGTAACTCTGGGACTGGGCAAAGAAACTGCAACTCTGGGACTGGGCAAAGATATTGTAACTCTGGGACTGGCCAAAGAAATTGTAACTCTGGGACTGGCCAAAGAAATTGTAACTCTGGGACTGGGCAAAGAAATTGTAACTCTGGGACTGGGCAAAGAAATTGTAACTCTGGGACTGGGCAAAGAAATTGTAACTCTGGGACTGGGCAAAGAAATTGTAACTCTGGGACTGGGCAAAGAAACTGCAACTCTGGGACTGGGCAAAGATATTGTAACTCTGGGACTGGGCAAAGAAACTGCAACTCTGGGACTGGGCAAAGATATTGTAACTCTGGGACTGGGCAAAGAAATTGTAACTCTGGGACTGGGCAAAGAAACTGCAACTCTGGGACTAGGCAAAGAAATTGTAACTCTGGGACTGGGCAAAGAAATTGTAACTCTGGGACTGGGCAAAGAAACTGCAACTCTGGGACTGGGCAAAGAAATTGTAACTCTGGGACTGGCCAAAGAAATTGTAACTCTGGGACTGGGCAAAGAAACTGCAACTCTGGGATTGGCCAAAGAAATTGCAACTCTGGGATTGGCCAAAGAAACTGTTACACTAGGACTGGCCAAAGAAATTGCAACTCTGGGACTGGGCAAAGAAATTGCAACTTTAGGACTGGCCAAAGAAACTGTTACACTAGGACTGGCCAAAGAAATTGCAACTTTAGGACTGGCCAAAGAAACTGTTACACTAGGACTGGCCAAAGAAACTGCAACTTTAGGACTGGCCAAAGAAACTGTTACACTAGGACTGGCCAAAGAAATTGCAACTCTGGGACTGGCCAAAGAAATTGCAACTCTGGGACTGGGCAAAGAAATTGCAACACTGGGATTGGCCAAAGAAACTGTAACTCTGGGACTGGCCAAAGAAATTGCAACTCTAGGACTGACCAAAGAAACTGCCACTCTGGGACTGGCCAAAGAAACTGCAACTCTAGGACTGGCAAAAGAAATTGCAACTCTGGGACTGGCCAAAGAAACTGCCACTCTGGGACTGGCCAAAGAAACTGCAACTCTGGGACTGAGCAAAGAAATTGTAACTCTGGGACTGGGCAAAGAAACTGCAACTCTGGGACTGGGCAAAGAAATTGCAACTCTGGAACTGGCCAAAGAAACTGCAACTCTGGGACTGGCCAAAGAAACTGCAACTCTGGGACTGGGCAAAGAAATTGCAACATTGGG harbors:
- the LOC137635271 gene encoding perilipin-4-like, which encodes WPQKETATLGLGKEIVTLGLAKEIVTLGLAKEIATLGLGKEIVTLGLAKEIATLGLGKEIATLGLAKETATLGLGKEIATLGLGKEIVTLGMAKETATLGLAKETATLGLAKETVTLGLAKEIATLGLGKETATLGLGKEIVTLGLGKETATLGLGKEIVTLGLGKETATLGLGKDIVTLGLAKEIVTLGLAKEIVTLGLGKEIVTLGLGKEIVTLGLGKEIVTLGLGKEIVTLGLGKETATLGLGKDIVTLGLGKETATLGLGKDIVTLGLGKEIVTLGLGKETATLGLGKEIVTLGLGKEIVTLGLGKETATLGLGKEIVTLGLAKEIVTLGLGKETATLGLAKEIATLGLAKETVTLGLAKEIATLGLGKEIATLGLAKETVTLGLAKEIATLGLAKETVTLGLAKETATLGLAKETVTLGLAKEIATLGLAKEIATLGLGKEIATLGLAKETVTLGLAKEIATLGLTKETATLGLAKETATLGLAKEIATLGLAKETATLGLAKETATLGLSKEIVTLGLGKETATLGLGKEIATLELAKETATLGLAKETATLGLGKEIATLGLAKETATLTGQRNCNSRTGQRNCNSGIGQRNSHSDWPKKLQL